Proteins encoded in a region of the Malaciobacter mytili LMG 24559 genome:
- a CDS encoding response regulator transcription factor, producing MKKKLILIVEDEEDILELLEYTLQKEGYETIGCLNVNSVLNKIIEEEEIDLILMDRNLPGIDGTTFINTIRKKGINAPVIYVTAKDRDEDILEGFENYADDYITKPFNLKELSARVKAVIKRTAKEVEILKVKDIVYKANNKKFYIDDKAIELTHLEHDLLLEFVKNKDILLSREHLLNTVWEDSFDKKLKTVNVAIKRLKTKIDPKGKKEYIKSIRGEGYIFC from the coding sequence ATGAAAAAAAAACTTATTTTAATTGTAGAAGATGAAGAGGATATTTTAGAACTATTAGAATATACCCTACAAAAAGAAGGATATGAAACTATTGGTTGTTTAAATGTAAACTCTGTTTTAAATAAAATTATTGAAGAAGAAGAGATAGACCTTATTTTAATGGATAGAAATCTTCCTGGAATTGATGGTACAACTTTTATAAATACAATTAGAAAAAAAGGAATTAATGCTCCTGTTATTTATGTAACTGCAAAAGATAGAGATGAGGATATATTAGAAGGATTTGAAAACTATGCTGATGATTATATTACAAAACCTTTTAATCTAAAAGAACTATCAGCAAGAGTAAAAGCAGTTATTAAAAGAACAGCAAAAGAAGTAGAAATTTTAAAAGTTAAAGATATAGTATATAAAGCAAATAATAAAAAATTCTATATAGATGACAAAGCCATAGAATTAACTCATTTAGAGCATGATTTACTTTTAGAGTTTGTAAAAAATAAAGATATTTTATTAAGTAGAGAACATCTATTAAATACTGTATGGGAAGACTCTTTTGATAAAAAACTAAAAACAGTAAATGTGGCTATAAAAAGATTAAAAACAAAAATTGACCCAAAAGGTAAGAAAGAGTATATAAAATCTATTAGAGGGGAAGGGTATATCTTTTGCTAA
- a CDS encoding phosphate-starvation-inducible PsiE family protein, with the protein MKSAITKVKNNYEFLAALIIFIIILAAHLEFQKTIVLMLEFIVVMEVVKMISDFIKKAKLRLRFVIDIFIIFLIRDVVIYTSHTNKDYFTILFLLFVILVFFIFRILAIKYSPGKKDLLKEEI; encoded by the coding sequence ATGAAAAGTGCAATTACAAAAGTAAAAAATAATTATGAATTTTTGGCAGCTTTGATAATTTTTATTATCATTTTAGCTGCTCATTTAGAGTTTCAAAAAACTATTGTTTTAATGTTAGAGTTCATTGTAGTTATGGAAGTTGTTAAAATGATCTCTGATTTTATAAAAAAAGCAAAATTAAGACTAAGATTTGTTATTGATATTTTTATAATCTTTCTTATTAGAGATGTTGTAATTTATACTTCACATACAAATAAAGATTACTTTACTATTCTTTTTTTATTATTTGTAATCTTAGTTTTCTTTATATTTAGAATACTTGCAATAAAATATTCACCAGGAAAAAAAGATTTACTAAAAGAAGAGATATGA
- a CDS encoding phosphate signaling complex PhoU family protein → MLKTYEEKVNLIKHEINTIGEIVLKANQTSLKALKDKDFNQLKDIELSLRKVVSKSNEIDNLIVTTLALYSPEAKDLREMVSYLKITNELVRAAANSKTFIKTFKKSFSEDLDEQTILEYAIPLQKAAVNALEISLSMIEEHNEKIIEEKYNKVLVEESKTDDLYAMVEKNVLKIINKKHELSRDYFNLLSSLRKLEKCADRATSIANLMLFARIGGELLH, encoded by the coding sequence ATGTTAAAAACTTATGAAGAAAAGGTAAATCTTATAAAGCATGAGATTAATACTATAGGGGAGATAGTTTTAAAAGCTAATCAAACTTCATTAAAAGCTTTAAAAGATAAGGATTTTAATCAATTAAAAGATATAGAACTATCATTAAGAAAAGTAGTTTCTAAATCAAATGAGATTGATAATTTAATAGTTACAACTTTAGCTTTATATTCACCAGAAGCTAAAGATTTAAGAGAGATGGTTTCATATTTAAAAATTACAAATGAGCTAGTAAGAGCAGCAGCAAATTCAAAAACTTTTATAAAAACATTTAAAAAATCTTTTTCAGAGGATTTAGATGAACAAACAATTTTAGAATATGCTATTCCTTTACAAAAAGCAGCTGTAAATGCTTTAGAAATTTCATTAAGTATGATTGAAGAACATAATGAAAAAATTATTGAAGAAAAATATAATAAAGTTTTAGTTGAAGAGAGTAAAACTGATGATTTATATGCAATGGTTGAAAAAAATGTTCTTAAAATAATTAATAAAAAGCATGAATTATCAAGAGACTATTTTAACTTATTAAGTAGCTTAAGAAAACTAGAAAAATGTGCAGATAGAGCTACAAGCATAGCAAACTTAATGCTTTTTGCTAGAATTGGTGGAGAGTTATTACACTAA
- the pstB gene encoding phosphate ABC transporter ATP-binding protein PstB, whose translation MSKDIKNNEVKINVNSLNLWYGDNHALHNIDVDIYKNKITALIGPSGCGKSTFLRCLNRMNDLISVVKIDGQIVIDNKNIYDKDVDEVSVRKRIGMVFQQPNPFPKSIYDNVAYAPLKHGLVKKGRECDELVEISLKKSGLWDEVKDKLGEPGTSLSGGQQQRLCIARTIAVRPEVILMDEPTSALDPISTEKIEALMLELKQDYTIITVTHNMQQAARVADYTAFFHLGKLIEYDETETIFVNPSNKKTEDYITGRFG comes from the coding sequence ATGAGTAAAGATATTAAAAATAATGAAGTAAAAATAAATGTAAACTCTTTAAATCTATGGTATGGAGATAACCATGCCCTACATAATATTGATGTTGATATTTATAAAAATAAAATTACAGCTTTAATTGGTCCATCAGGATGTGGAAAATCTACATTCTTAAGATGTTTAAATAGAATGAATGATTTAATCTCAGTTGTGAAAATTGATGGTCAAATTGTTATTGATAATAAAAATATCTATGATAAAGATGTTGATGAAGTAAGTGTTAGAAAAAGAATAGGAATGGTTTTTCAACAACCAAATCCTTTTCCAAAATCTATTTATGACAATGTAGCATATGCACCACTTAAACATGGTCTTGTAAAAAAAGGTAGAGAATGTGATGAGTTAGTTGAAATCTCTTTAAAAAAGTCAGGACTTTGGGATGAAGTTAAAGATAAATTAGGAGAACCTGGGACTTCTCTTTCAGGAGGACAACAACAAAGACTTTGTATTGCAAGAACAATTGCAGTAAGACCTGAGGTTATTTTAATGGATGAGCCTACCTCAGCACTTGATCCAATTTCAACAGAGAAAATTGAGGCACTAATGTTAGAGCTTAAACAAGATTATACAATTATTACAGTTACACATAATATGCAACAAGCAGCAAGAGTTGCTGATTATACTGCATTTTTTCACTTAGGAAAACTAATTGAATATGATGAAACAGAAACAATTTTTGTTAATCCTAGCAATAAAAAAACAGAAGATTATATTACAGGAAGGTTTGGATAA
- the pstA gene encoding phosphate ABC transporter permease PstA, translating to MIIRRKNKNKEENPFYDPTLNKRHRSSRRFKAFALGSLVFSIVFLAFFLTDIVTKGLPAFKQAYLHIDVTFNEASIKDSRQAIDKKYRKIVSRAWLRNVPRLVEENPTLMNKTMTMWVLADDQVDQYLKNHYYKLNRKDRALVDDLKAYGQAELKFNKIFFTNGDSKIPEYAGLKSAIVGSILTLIITMLVAFPIGVMTAIYLEEFAEDNKFTQIIEVNINNLAAIPSILFGLLGLAIFINLFGLPRSSPLVGGLTLALMTLPIIIVSSRAALRSVPDSIRQAGYGLGLTKIQVTKDHVLPLAFPGIMTGSIIGLAQAMGETAPLIIVGMIAFIPDAPTMVTEAATVMPAQIFTWAGMPERMYIEKTAAGIIVLLSVLISLNTLAIYLRKKFEVKW from the coding sequence ATGATAATTAGAAGAAAAAATAAAAATAAAGAAGAAAATCCATTCTATGATCCAACATTAAATAAAAGACATAGAAGTTCACGAAGATTTAAAGCTTTTGCATTAGGTTCATTAGTTTTTTCAATTGTATTTTTAGCTTTCTTTTTAACAGATATTGTTACAAAAGGACTTCCTGCTTTTAAACAAGCTTATTTACATATTGATGTAACTTTTAATGAAGCTTCAATAAAAGATTCAAGACAAGCAATTGATAAAAAATATAGAAAAATTGTTTCAAGAGCATGGCTTAGAAATGTTCCAAGATTAGTTGAAGAAAATCCAACACTTATGAATAAAACTATGACGATGTGGGTATTAGCAGATGATCAAGTGGATCAATATTTAAAAAATCATTATTATAAGTTAAATAGAAAAGATAGAGCTTTAGTTGATGATTTAAAAGCTTATGGTCAAGCCGAGCTTAAATTTAATAAAATCTTCTTTACAAATGGAGATTCAAAAATTCCAGAATATGCTGGATTAAAATCAGCAATTGTCGGTTCAATTTTAACTTTAATTATTACTATGCTTGTAGCATTTCCTATTGGTGTTATGACAGCGATTTATTTAGAAGAGTTTGCAGAAGATAATAAATTTACACAGATAATTGAAGTAAATATTAATAACCTTGCAGCAATACCTTCAATTTTATTTGGTCTTTTAGGTCTTGCAATTTTTATTAATCTTTTTGGATTACCAAGAAGTTCCCCTTTAGTTGGGGGATTAACTCTTGCACTTATGACACTACCAATTATTATTGTAAGTTCAAGAGCTGCATTAAGAAGTGTACCTGATTCAATTAGACAAGCAGGATATGGGCTAGGTCTTACAAAAATTCAAGTAACTAAGGACCATGTTTTACCATTGGCTTTTCCTGGAATTATGACAGGTTCAATTATTGGATTAGCTCAAGCTATGGGAGAGACTGCACCACTTATAATTGTAGGTATGATAGCCTTTATTCCTGATGCACCAACAATGGTTACGGAAGCTGCAACAGTTATGCCAGCACAAATTTTTACTTGGGCAGGTATGCCAGAAAGAATGTATATTGAAAAAACAGCAGCTGGAATTATAGTTTTATTAAGTGTATTAATTTCATTAAATACCTTAGCAATATATTTAAGAAAAAAATTCGAAGTTAAATGGTAG
- the pstC gene encoding phosphate ABC transporter permease subunit PstC yields MTPFETRNKSRELKEKLIKFLLITASVISILTTFGILFSILFEAIEFFQLRSFWYFISGTEWSPGIVNSKFGAVPIFAGTFIITFIAMAVSIPIGLGSAIYMSEYASGKVRNALKPLLEILAGIPTVVYGFFAAITIAPLIVKVAAYFGLEASFNSALASGVVMGIMIIPVIASLSDDVIRAVPDSQRKASLGLGLTHGETIRNIVLPSAMPGIISATLLGLSKALGETMIVVMAAGLRPNLSINPLEDMTTVTVRIVDALVGDQAFDSPATLSAFALGLILFVVTLVLNIVSLTMIKKFKEKYKVNTL; encoded by the coding sequence TTGACACCCTTTGAAACAAGAAATAAATCAAGAGAGTTAAAAGAGAAACTGATTAAATTTTTACTTATTACAGCATCAGTTATTTCTATTTTAACTACATTTGGAATTTTATTTTCAATTCTTTTTGAAGCAATAGAATTTTTCCAATTAAGAAGTTTTTGGTACTTTATTTCAGGAACTGAATGGTCTCCAGGAATTGTAAATAGTAAATTTGGGGCTGTTCCAATTTTTGCAGGTACTTTTATTATTACTTTTATAGCAATGGCGGTTTCAATTCCTATTGGACTTGGAAGTGCTATTTATATGAGTGAATATGCTTCAGGAAAAGTAAGAAATGCTTTAAAACCATTATTAGAAATACTTGCAGGTATTCCAACTGTTGTTTATGGTTTCTTTGCAGCAATTACAATTGCACCATTAATAGTAAAAGTTGCAGCTTATTTTGGACTTGAAGCTTCATTTAACTCTGCCCTTGCTTCTGGAGTTGTAATGGGGATTATGATTATTCCAGTAATTGCTTCATTAAGTGATGATGTAATTAGAGCTGTTCCTGATTCTCAAAGAAAAGCCTCTTTAGGACTAGGATTAACTCATGGTGAAACTATTAGAAATATAGTATTACCCTCTGCTATGCCAGGAATTATCTCTGCAACACTACTTGGATTATCTAAAGCCTTAGGTGAAACAATGATTGTTGTTATGGCAGCAGGACTTAGACCAAATTTATCTATAAATCCTTTAGAAGATATGACAACTGTTACAGTTAGAATTGTTGATGCCCTTGTGGGAGATCAAGCCTTTGATTCACCTGCAACACTTTCAGCTTTTGCTTTAGGACTTATACTATTTGTTGTAACGTTAGTATTAAATATTGTGTCTTTAACAATGATTAAAAAATTCAAAGAAAAATATAAAGTGAATACATTATGA
- a CDS encoding GGDEF domain-containing protein: MSSSKLFTDENLSLLLDKLDYAFQPIVNTYNGKTFAVEALIRGYQNLGFQSIPDLFDNFFEKKILYKVDLLLRRKAIEKFKYIKIENIKLFYNLDNRLLFMPDFEKGNTTKILQELNLKQDSICFEITENGTMQNKIMVNKILNNYKSEGYNIAIDDFGTGISGLELLYLSEAHYIKLDRFFIRNINKDSRKKLFCSSIVDMAHIMGIKVIAEGIEEIAEYYTCKDINIDYIQGFLISKPTINIEHIKSSYDNIPNLFENDRRNKSNNLIDKDYIEYIEPLNINSSLHDLFLYFKEYPNNNFVPIINEYKTLIGVIHEVDIKKISYSQYGLALAQNVSFKSKLSSYLKQTLSIEISWGIDKTLEMFNLKGNQSKGIFVTKNGKYAGFINVNNLLSLSYKRNLEIAQNQNPLTKLPGNNQINNFLNESFKNEQITHIVYFDFNDFKPFNDYYGFRQGDRAILIFSELLQKHLEKDTFIAHIGGDDFFIGFKNKEFEFVYKLIAQIQEAFKNNVSSLYNEKELQNGYILTKDRFGVQRKFSLLSVSSAIIEISNKSKQENFDKIIGKIKKDSKEIPVPMGSCILM, translated from the coding sequence ATGTCATCCTCAAAACTTTTTACTGATGAAAACTTATCTTTATTACTTGATAAATTAGATTATGCCTTTCAACCAATTGTTAATACATACAATGGGAAAACCTTTGCAGTTGAAGCCTTAATTAGAGGTTATCAAAATTTAGGATTTCAATCTATCCCTGATTTATTTGATAATTTTTTTGAAAAAAAAATTTTATATAAAGTAGATTTATTATTAAGAAGAAAAGCTATTGAAAAATTTAAATATATAAAAATAGAGAATATCAAACTTTTTTATAACCTTGATAATAGACTTTTATTTATGCCAGATTTTGAAAAAGGTAATACAACTAAAATCTTACAAGAGTTAAATTTAAAACAAGATAGTATTTGTTTTGAAATAACAGAAAATGGCACTATGCAAAATAAGATAATGGTTAATAAAATACTAAATAACTATAAAAGTGAAGGTTATAATATTGCTATTGATGATTTTGGAACAGGAATTTCAGGATTAGAACTTTTATATTTAAGTGAAGCTCACTATATTAAACTTGATAGATTTTTTATAAGAAATATCAATAAAGATTCAAGAAAAAAACTTTTTTGTTCTTCAATAGTAGATATGGCTCATATTATGGGAATAAAAGTAATTGCGGAGGGAATTGAAGAAATTGCTGAATATTATACTTGTAAAGATATTAATATAGATTATATTCAAGGCTTTTTAATTTCAAAACCAACCATAAATATTGAGCATATTAAAAGTAGTTACGATAATATTCCCAATTTATTTGAAAATGATAGAAGAAACAAATCAAATAATTTAATAGATAAAGACTATATAGAATATATAGAACCTTTAAATATCAACTCTTCATTACATGATTTATTTTTATATTTTAAAGAATATCCAAATAATAACTTTGTTCCAATTATCAATGAATATAAAACTTTAATAGGAGTAATCCATGAAGTTGATATTAAAAAAATCTCTTATTCTCAATATGGTTTAGCTTTAGCACAAAATGTCTCTTTTAAATCAAAACTAAGTTCATATTTAAAACAAACTCTATCTATAGAAATCTCTTGGGGTATTGATAAAACCTTAGAAATGTTTAATCTAAAAGGAAATCAATCAAAAGGTATTTTTGTTACTAAAAATGGAAAATATGCAGGATTTATTAATGTAAATAATCTTTTATCCCTTTCATATAAAAGAAATCTAGAAATTGCACAAAATCAAAACCCTCTAACAAAACTTCCAGGAAACAATCAAATAAATAATTTTTTAAATGAAAGCTTTAAAAATGAACAAATTACACATATAGTATATTTTGATTTTAATGACTTTAAACCTTTCAATGATTATTATGGATTTAGACAAGGGGATAGAGCCATTTTAATCTTTTCTGAACTTTTACAAAAACACCTAGAAAAAGATACTTTTATTGCTCATATTGGGGGAGATGATTTTTTTATTGGCTTTAAAAATAAAGAGTTTGAATTTGTATATAAACTTATTGCCCAAATTCAAGAGGCTTTTAAAAATAATGTAAGCAGTTTATATAATGAAAAAGAGCTGCAAAATGGTTACATTTTAACAAAAGATAGATTTGGAGTACAAAGAAAATTTTCTTTACTATCTGTAAGTAGTGCTATTATTGAAATTTCCAATAAATCAAAGCAAGAAAACTTTGATAAAATTATTGGAAAAATAAAAAAAGATTCAAAGGAAATCCCCGTACCTATGGGAAGTTGCATACTTATGTAA
- a CDS encoding PstS family phosphate ABC transporter substrate-binding protein: MKKTTLAIIASAALTVSLSARDQIKMVGSSTVYPFASAVAEELGATTKYPTPVVESTGSGGGMKLFCAGVDLNTPDITNASRRMKPKEFQLCEKNGVTDITEAVIGFDGIAFAQSKSNNPFSITKKQLALAVAAEVPDKNGNLIANPYKKWSDIDASLPNREIIIYGPPKSSGTRDAFEEMVMQATFKKMKEYTSLYEKDKEANKGYKKYSKVRQDGVYVPSGENDNIIVQKLNKNKDAFGIFGYSFLVENEDKLIGAKVDGVMPTPEAIASHKYPIARSLFFYIKNAHEKEVPAIKDYVKLFMDEMMIGKGGILTEIGLIPLPDETRKAIRESVAKREKVTLEALKASH, encoded by the coding sequence ATGAAAAAAACGACATTGGCTATTATAGCAAGTGCGGCGTTAACTGTTAGCTTAAGTGCTAGAGATCAAATAAAAATGGTTGGTTCATCAACTGTATATCCTTTTGCATCTGCTGTTGCTGAAGAGTTAGGAGCAACAACTAAATATCCAACTCCAGTAGTAGAATCTACTGGTTCAGGTGGAGGAATGAAACTATTTTGTGCAGGTGTTGATTTAAATACTCCTGATATTACAAATGCTTCAAGAAGAATGAAACCAAAAGAGTTCCAATTATGTGAAAAAAATGGTGTTACTGATATTACTGAAGCTGTAATTGGATTTGACGGTATTGCTTTTGCTCAATCAAAATCAAATAATCCTTTTTCTATTACTAAAAAACAATTAGCTCTTGCAGTTGCAGCTGAAGTTCCAGATAAAAATGGAAACTTAATTGCAAACCCATATAAAAAATGGTCTGATATTGATGCTTCTTTACCAAATAGAGAAATTATTATTTATGGACCACCAAAATCTTCTGGAACAAGAGATGCATTTGAAGAGATGGTAATGCAAGCAACTTTTAAAAAGATGAAAGAATATACTTCTTTATATGAAAAAGATAAAGAGGCTAATAAAGGGTATAAAAAATATAGTAAAGTTAGACAAGATGGAGTATATGTACCATCTGGTGAAAATGACAATATTATAGTTCAAAAATTAAATAAAAACAAAGATGCATTTGGTATTTTTGGATACTCATTCTTAGTTGAAAATGAAGATAAATTAATTGGTGCTAAAGTTGATGGTGTTATGCCAACTCCTGAAGCTATTGCATCACATAAATATCCAATTGCAAGATCTTTATTCTTCTATATTAAAAATGCACACGAAAAAGAAGTTCCAGCAATAAAAGATTATGTAAAATTATTTATGGATGAGATGATGATTGGAAAAGGTGGAATTTTAACTGAAATCGGATTAATCCCACTTCCAGATGAAACTAGAAAAGCTATTAGAGAATCTGTAGCAAAAAGAGAAAAAGTTACTTTAGAAGCTTTAAAAGCTAGCCATTAA